The Streptomyces venezuelae genomic interval GCGGGCATGGACGCGAAGGACAGCGCGGTGGAGATGTGCACGTTGTTGTCGATGAAGAACAGCCGGGCCTTCTCCATCTCCCCCCAGTCCACCCAGGACGGCGGGGTGCTCGTGGCGTGGAGGTACTCCCGGGCGACGTCGGGCAGCCCGTCGGGGAGCGGGGCGCCGGCCGTGGAGACGTACCGCATCAGGGTGTTGAACGTGCCGACCTCGCCCCGCTCGAAGAGGGTGGCGACCGTGGCGTCGGCGAGTTCGTCGCCGGTCCGCCGCAGGGCGTCCATCGACGCCTCGGTCCGGGGCACGGAAGGGGTCGGGGACGGGGGCATGGGCCGATTCGGGGACGGGGGCATGGGCCGATTCGGGGGCGGGGGCACGGGCGGGGTCATGGGGCAGGGCTCCTTGTTCTCCGTCAGGAACGGCGGGCCGCCGCCGAGTGCGCCAGGGTGGTGAGGGCGGCGGCGGGCGGCGCGGGCAGGTTCAGTGCGTCGAGGGCGCGGAGGGACTCCTCGACCCGCACGGTGATCATCGCCTCGACCCGGTCGGGCGCCTTGAGCCGCCGCATCAGCGCGCGTACGGCCTCCAGCGCGTCCCCGTCGGGGTCGGGCCGGCCGAGCAGGTCGCGCAGGCGCGCACGGTCCTCGTCCCCGGCGAGCCGCCAGGTCTCCGCGAGCAGCGCCGTGGGCCGCCGGCCGTGGACGTCGTCGGCGCCTGCCTTGCCGGTGGTCCCCGGGTCCCCGAAGAGGCCGAGCAGGTCGTCCCGCAGCTGGAACGCCTCCCCGAGCGGCAGCCCGTACGCGGAGTAGCCCTCGCGCAGCCGACGGCCGGCCCCGGCCAGGGCGCCGCCGATCAACAGGGGCTGCTCGACGGTGTACTTGGCGGTCTTGTAGCGGATCACCTTCAGCGACGCCGCCGTGTCCGGGGCGGCGCCGGTGTGCAGGATCTCCAGGCACTCGCCGGCGATCAGGTCCCTGGCCAGGGCCGCCCAGAGCGGACGGGCCCGGCCGAGGTAGGCGGCCGGGACCCCGCTGGTGACGAACAGCTGGCCCGCGAGCGACATGAGCAGGTCGCCGACGAGCATGGCCAGCGACCGGGCGCCGGCGGCGGGCCGCGGGTGGTGCTCCACCGCGTCCCGCAGGGCCAAGTGCGCGGTGGGCCGGCCGTGGCGCAGCGGGCTGTCGTCGATCAGGTCGTCGTGGACGACAGCCGCCGCGTGCACGATCTCCATCGAGGCCGCCGCCCGCAGCAGCGCCTCGCTGTCGGGCTGTCCCACCGCGCGCCAGCCCCAGTAGCAGAACGCCGCGCGCAGCCGCTTGCCGTCCGCGACCGCGGTCTCCAGCTGCTGGGCCACGGGGCCCAGCGCGGGATCGACCGCCGCCAGCTGGTCGGCCTCCTCGGAGACGTACCGCCGGAGTACGTCGTCGACCCGCGCCTTGAAGGCGGCCGGCTCCCAGCGGTCAGACGTCATGGCCGGCCCGCCGGGCCAGCACGTGCCGGGCGAGGACCTCCAGGTGGGCCGGTGGCGGCGAGGCGTACCTGTCGAGGAGGAGGCGACCGCGCGCCTCCAGGTCCCGCTCGGCCCCCGCCGCCACCTCGGCGACGTCCGAGCGCCTCAACAGGCCCCGGACGAGGCCGAGTCCCGTACTCAGCGTGCTCACCGCCAGGTCCGCGAGCCCCGCCGCCAGCAGCACCGCCCGCTCGTCCAGGCCCTCGCGCGATCCCGCTTCCCTCGTCACACCGCTCCCCTGACCGCGGCACGTCCCGGCCGCACGATCACTGCCACTCCTCCCCCCAGGCTCGCGCCGGACCGGTGGTCGGGGCGGACGAACTCACCAACGAGTGATCATCTCGCTGGCACGTACGAGTCCACCGCACCGGCGTCCGCGGGGGCGCGGTTCCACTCCATCCGCGACCACGGCAGCGCCAGTTCGCTCCGGTCGGTCACGTCACGCGGGGCGAGGGCCGCGAGGGGCACCGCCTCGCGGTGGCGTGCGTAGACGGTGTCGACGTAGCGGTGGCCGGTGTCGGCGGCGATGAAGAGGACCGTCCGGCCGGGGGTGCGCTCGCGTTCGTGGCGGGCGGCGAGGTAGCCGGCACCGGTCGAGAGGCCCGCGAAGACCGCGTGCCGGCGCAGCAGGTCGACGCTTCCGGCCAGGGCCGCGTCGAAGGAGATCCAGTGCAGGGTGTCGTACAGGTCGTGGGAGACGTTCCCGAAGGGGATGGAGCTGCCGATCCCGGCGATGATGATCTCGGGATCGGAGACGTGCTCGGCCCCGAACGTGACACTGCCGTACGGCTGGACGCCGACGAGCCGGACGTCGGCCGGGCCGCTCGGGGCCGCGCGCAGATAGCGGGCCAGGGCGCCGGTCGAGGCGCCCGACCCCACCCCGCCGACGACGGTGAGCCCGCCCGCTCCGTCCGCGCCCTCCGCTCCGTCAGCCCCGACCACGCCGTCCGCTCCGATCGCCTCCCGGATCCGGTCGGCGATCGCGCGGTAGCCGAGGTAGTGGATGTCGTCGTGGTACTGCCGCATCCAGTGGTACTCGGGGTGCTCGGCGAGGATCTCGTGGATCCGCTCGACGCGTCGCTTCTGGTCGAGCTTGAGGTCGCTGCACGGCTCCATCTGCTCCAACGTCGCCCCCAGCACGGCGAGTTGCGTACGCAGAGTGTGGTCCACGGTGGTCGAGCCGACGATGTGACAGCGCATCCCGTACCGATGACAGGCCAGGGCGAGGGCGTACGCGTAGATGCCGCTGGAGCTGTCCAGCAGGGTGTCCCCGCGGCGTACGGCGCCGGTGTCCAGGAGGTGGCGTACCGCCGCGAGCGCGGAGACCACCTTCATCGTCTCAAAGCGCAGGCAGACGAGCCGGTCGTCGAGACGTATCAGGTCCGGCCGGCCGATCGACTCCGCGACGTGCTGGTCCATTCCGGAGCTCCTTGGTGGTGGTGACGGTCGTAGGGGTCGTGAAGGTCCAGGTGGCGGGGATGCCGTGGGCCTCCAGGGCGCGCAGGCAGTCGCGGACGCCGTGCCGCACGCCCGGCGAGGCCGGGTCGAAGAGCACGCCCGCCACCGCGCCGCTGTGCGCGATCTGCACACCCACCGCTCCGACCCGGCGGGCGATGCCGGTCAGGGCCTCGAACTCGGGGTGCCCGAGAACCTGTTGGCCGCGCCGGGCGCTGGCGGTGGCGACCTCACCCAGCAGTGCGGCGTCGCCGGTCGCCACGGCCAGGCGCAGCCGCGCGCGCAGCCGCTCACAGGTCCGCACGTCACCGGCGTCGGGCTCGTACGCGGGCAGGGCGAGCGTGTCCACGGGCGCTCCGCCGCCGAGCACGCACCCCACCACGACCAGCGGCGGAAGGGCGGGGCCGAGGACTTCCAGGATCCGGCCCTCCCGCTGGGCGAAGAGCACGGGGCCGCCGCCGTCCAGCATCAGCGGATCGCAGGCCGTCTCGGCGCGGACCGCAAGCCGGGCGACCGCTCCGGGTGTCAGGCGCGTACCGTACGAGTCCGCGACCGCGCGGATCGCTGCGATGACGTCGCTGGTGGAGCTGCCCATGCCCAGACCCACCGGTATCTCGCCGGTGAGGCGCAACTCGCCTCCGCAGGGCGGATGTCCGGACCGTTCCGCGCACGCGGCCACGGCGAGGGCGGCGCCCCGCACGGCCTTGCTCCGGCCTGCGGGGACGACGGTGAGCGCCTCGGGCGGCGTGTCGGGGGCGCGGACGAACTCGGCGCTGCTGCCCGGTCCGGCCATGGGGAGGGTGACCAGTCCGGCGCACCGTCGCCCGTCGTCGTCGAGGAAGACTCCTTGGAGGATCTCGCCGTGGTGACAGAGGGCGGCCCCGGTGCCCGTGACGGCGGTGTCGCCGGCCCGGGACCGGAGGCCGGGGCCGGGGATCACGCGCCGCTCACCGTCCGGTAGCGGTACAGGACCGTCTCCTCGGCGCTGAACTGGGAGAAGGGGAAGGGCTCCGCGGAGAGCGCGGTGACGCCGGAGCCGAGGAAGGCCCGGGCGACGGCGCTGCCGGTCTGCGCGTAGACGACGAGCGGGATGCCGCGGGAGCGGCAGCGGTCGAGGATCGTGTCGAACGAGCCGTTGCTCAGGGTCATTCCGGTGGCGACGACGGCCTCGGCCCGGTCGAGCACCTCGTGCATGTCGGCGGTGACGGGGTCGCCCCACTGGGTGGTCCTGAGGTTGAGGTCGCAGGGCAGCGGCCGGCCGCCGCGCTCGCGGATCGCCGCGACGAGTGGGTTGACGACGCCGATGAGGCCCACCTCGGCGCCCTCCTCGATGTCCAGCAGGCCGGCGATGGCCGCGTCGCGGGCCTTCGCCCGGACCTCAGGGGTTCCGGCGGGGAGGGTGACCGGCTCGGCGTCGCCCGCCTCGCCGGCCGTCCGGTGCGGGCGTACCTCGGAGAGGTAGGCGTCGAGGGCGGCGATCCGCAGCGGGCGCGGGGCCTCGCGGAGGAGTACGTCGAGCGGGGTGCCGGAGGAGTCGCGGCAGATCGACGGGTCGATCTCCCCGGCCTCGAAGGCGCAGCCGCCGAACGAGCCGCCGAGGCGGACGAGGACGTACTGGTTGAGGTAGGTGGTGTCGCCGCCGGCGAGGCGGGTGCCGTGGTGGATCCAGAAGACGCTGGTCGCGACGAGCCGGGAGGGCAGCGGCCCGTGCTCACCGGCGAGGACGGCCTCGACGAGGCCGTCGACGGACGTCGCGAAAGACGCGGAAGGGGCGGAAGGGGCGGAAGGGGTGGAAGGGGTGGAAGGGGTGGAAGGGGTGGAAGGGGTGGGGATCGTCCGGGTCATGGCTTTCCTTTTCAGAGAACGGGTTCGATTGCCGGCGCGGGCACCGCGGCGCTGAGCGGTCCGCGGTACGCGACGTGGGGCTGCCCCCATGCGTCGACGGTGAGTTCGGCGTCCACCTCGAAGACCTCGGCGAGTCGGTCGGCGGTCAGTACGGTGGTGGGCGGGCCGGCGGCGATCAGCCGGCCGTGGTGCAGGAGCAGCAGCCGGTCGCAGTACCGGGCGGCGAGCGACAGGTCGTGCATCGCGACGAGGACCGTCCGGCCGGTGCCGGACAGCAGCTCCATCAGTTCCAACTGGTGCTTCACGTCGAGGTGGTTGGTGGGCTCGTCGAGCAGGAGTGCCTGCGGCTGCTGGGCGAGCGCGCGGGCGATGTGGGCGCGCTGCCGCTCGCCGCCCGAGAGGGCCTTCCAGGAGCGGTCGGCGAGCGCGGTGAGTCCGAGCCGTTCGAGCGCGGCGGCGATCACGGCCCGGTCGGTGGCGTCCGGTCCACTCCAGCGGTCGCGGTACGGGGTCCGCCCCAGGCCCACGACGTCGCCGACCCTCAGGTCGGTGTCCGCGCCCGAGTCCTGTGCGACGAAGGCGACTCGGCGGGCGATGCGGCGCGCGCTCCAGTCGCGTACGGACTCCCCGTCGTAGCGGACCGCGCCCGCGTCGGGGACCCGGAGGCCGGCCAGGCAGCGCAGCAGCGACGACTTGCCGGAGCCGTTCGGGCCGAGCAGTCCCACGGTCTCGCCGGGGGCGATGTCCACGCCGACCTCGCGGACGACCGGCGTGCCGCCCACGGACCAGCTGAGCGCTTCGGCGGTGATCCTCACAGCTCCCCCCTCCTGCGCAGGACGAGGAGGAAGAGCGGTACGCCGAGGAGGGCGGTGATGACGCCCACCGGAACCTCGCGGGGCGCGAAGGCGATCCGTGCCAGGGCGTCCGTCCAGACCAGGAACACCGCTCCGGCGAGCGCCGCCCAGGGCAGGAGCACCCGGTGCAGGGGACCGACGAGGAACCGCACCCCGTGCGGGACGATCAGCCCGACGAAGCCGATGGCTCCGACGGTGGCCACCGCCACGGCGGTCAGTGCGGCCGTGACCACGAGGAGCAGCGTCCGGGTGTGCCGTACGCCGATCCCCAGGGAGGCCGCGGTGTCGGTTCCGAAGGAGAGTCCGTCGAGGGCGGTGGAGCAGAGCCATGCGACCGCGAGACCGAGCGGGGTGACGATCGCGCAGACCACGACGGTGTTCCAGCGGGCGGGGGCCATCGAGCCCAGCAGCCAGTGGGTGACGGCCCGCGTGGTGTCGGCGTCCGCCGAGGCCATCAGGACGAGGGAGGTCAGGGCGGTGAACAGCTGGCCGACGACCACACCGGTGAGGACGATGCGGACCGAGTCCAGCCCGCTGCGGCGCAGCAGCAGGAGGAGCAGCGCGAAGGACAGCAGGGCGCCGACGAGGGCCCCGCCGGTGACCCCGAGCGTGCTCGCGCCCACGCCGAGGACGACGACGGCGACGGCTCCGGTCGAGGCGCCCGAGGAGACGCCGAGCAGGTAGGGGTCGGCGAGCGCGTTGCGGGTGACCGCCTGGAGCACCGTGCCGCACACGGCGAGCGAGGCGCCGACGAGGGCGGCCATCAGCACGCGCGGCAGCCGCAGGTCCCAGACGAGGGAGTCCATCAGCGGGGGCAACGGCTCGACGTCCAGGCCGAGACGGGTACCGAGGACGCGACCGAGGCCGGCCCAGCCCACATCGGCGGTGCCGATGCGAACGGCGACCGCCGCCGAGCCGACGAGGACGCCCGCGGCGAGGAGGGAGATCACCACCCGGGCAGCCACGGACCGACGGGCGGTCCGGACGGACCCGACGGAACCGGCGGAGCCGGCTGACCCCACAGGTCTGTCGGTGCCGACTCGGCCCACGTGGCCCACGTGGCCGGCAGCGCCGTCCCGCTCCGCGGACCCGACGGCCAGGGGGTCCGCCACCTCCCCGCGACCGACCGGGTCAGCGCGCATACCCGAGGTCCTTCATCCCGTCCGCGAGCAGTCCCAGGGTGTGCACCGAGCGCACCGAGGGATCCAGCTCGATGCCCGGCACTTCGAGGATCTTGTCGTCGCGGACGGCGGCCAGCCGCGAGACCACCGGGTGCGCCGCCATCGAGGCGCGCTTCTCGGCGGCGCTGTCGCCGGGCCGGCCGCGCTCGGAAAGGTCGCCGATCACGATGAAGTCCGGGTCGCGCTTGGCGACTTCCTCCCAGGAGACCTCCGGCCAGTCCTCGTCGACGTCGTCGAAGGCGTTCTTCGCGCCAACGATCCGGCTCATCTCGCTGGGCAGGCCGGTTCCGCCGGCCACGTACGGCATGCCGTTGAAGACGGAGTAGAGGTAGACGACGGTCGGCCGGTCCGCGCCCTCGGGGAGCTTGGAGGCGGTCGCCCCGGCCTTGGCGACGGCGGCCCGCTGGCCGGCGGCGAGCGCGCCGGCCCGCTTCTCGGCCCCGAAGACCTTGCCGAGGTTCTCGTAGTCGGAGAACAGAAGCTCGAAGGCGGTCTTGCCGGTCTGGTTCCGCTCCGGGCAGTCCACGGCACTGACGAAGGTCGGGACCTTGAGGGCGTCCAGCTCCTCCCGGGTGCCGGCCCGGTCCTTGGTGAACAGGTCGGCGGAGCCGGCGAGGACGAAGTCGGGCGTGGCCGCGCGGAGTTGCTCGGCCGTGGCGATCTTCGGGGCGATGACGGGGACCTCGGCGTACGCGGCCTGGTACCGCGCCGGGATCTTCGTCTTGAGGTTGGCCGTTCCCGCCATCCGGTCCTGGAGGCCGAGTTCGAGCAGGGTCTCGGTCGAGGACTGGTCCAGGGCGACGGCCCGCTTCGGCGGCTCGGAGAAGGACATCTGGCGGCCGCAGCTGGTGACGGAACTCGCCACGGCGGACGCGGCGTCGGCGGGCTTGGCGCCCGGCGCGGAGCCGTCGCCGCTCGCCGTCGAGCAGCCCGCGGTGGCGAGGAGGACGGCCAGGGCGATGCCGAGGCGGGTGGGGTGGCGCATGGAAGGTCTCCGGTCTGCGGGGGCCTGGATAAGGCGTGGGTGTTGTCGTGCACCGGGCAGGAGTGCCGCGTTCGAAGGGTACTGTAATGGTATTCATTTTCATTAACGACCCCGGGGGTGCGCTCCACGGAGCGCTCCAGCCCCCGCACCCACCCATCCCTGCCTCCGAGGAGCACCCACACCGTGGCGACCACACCCACGCCCACAGCGACCAAGTCCGAGACCCTGCCCCCGCGTTCGATCCTCCGCGACGCCGCGTTCCTGCGTCTGTGGGCGGGCACGACCGCCTCCGGGCTCGCGACCTGGGCCCTGCCCTTCGTCCTCGGGCTGGCCGTGCTGCACCGCGACCTCGGCGCCGCCGGTCTCGGCCTGGTCCTCGCCGCACGCACCGCCGGCTTCCTCGCCGCCGTCGCCGTCGGCGGTGTGCTCGCCGACCGGCACTCCCGCCGCGCGGTCGTCCTCTGGTCCGCCCTCGCGGCGGCGGCCGCCGCACCTCTCCTCGCCGCCGGACTCGGCCGCTCGCTCGTACTGATGACGGCCGCCGCCGCCCTCGCGGGCGCCGGACAGGGCGCGTGCCGCCCGGCGTTCCAGGCGCTCACCGCCGAGACCGTCGACCCCGAGCGGCGCCAGCAGGCCAACGCCGCCATGACCATGGCCGTACGCGGTTCCACCCTCGCCGGCCCCGCCCTGACCGCACTGCTCGCCGCCTTCCTGGACATCGGGACGCTGCTGCTCGGCATCGGCCTGCTCTGGCTGGTCGCCGCACTCGTCCCCGGCAAGGGCGCCGCCGCGACCGGCTCGGCGACCACGACGGACCCGGCCGCCGAACCGGCGCCGCGCGCGGGCTTCCGCGCCGAGTTCCTGGAGGGCATACGCGAGGCGCGGCGCCACCCGTGGTTCCTCGCCGGACTGGCCGCCCTCGTCGCGGTCATCGCCCTCGGCTACTCCGCCACCAGCGTCGCGCTGCCCCTGATCAGCAGGGACCGCTACGACACCCAGTGGGTGCTGGCCGCGGCCATGACCGCGTACACCGTGGGCGCGCTCGCCGGAGCGCTGGTCATCGCCCGTCTGCGCCCGCGCTCGCAGGGCTGGGCCGCCTTCGCCGGCCTCGCCGCGTACGGCGTCGCGCCGCTGAGTCTGATGCTGCCCGTGCACCCGCTCGTGGTCGTCGCCGCGTACGCCGTAGCCGGGATCGGGATCGAGCTGTTCAACGTGCCCTGGTTCACGGCCACCCAGCGCGAGGTCGCCCCGGACAAGCTGGCCCGCGTCTCCTCGCTGGACTTCCTCGTGTCGTACGGCCTCGCACCGGTCGGCCTGGCACTGATCGCCCCGGCCATCGACGCCTTCGGGGTCACGCCCGTGCTCGGCGTCTGCGCCGCCGCCTGCTTCCTCGTACCGGCAGCGGCGGCACTGACCCCCACGGCCCGCCACTTCGCCCGCACGGCTCCAGCCACGACGGACTGACGGACCGCCCCAGGTGATCGGAGACCGTGTCGGACCCCTCCGATACGGTCTCCGATCAACGACGACACACGGGGGCAGAAATGACCATTCACCGTCCGGGACTGCCGGAGGACCTTCCGACGGGCGAGGCGCTGTGGGCCCGGTGGGCACTGCTCGCCGCGGTCGGCGCGACCACCGAGGACGAGCAGCGCCGGAGCGGCTACCGCACCGGCGTCTGGATCGACGCCGAGGGCCTGCACTACGACGACGCCGGCTGCACGTGGTGGACCATGTCCCGGATGGGCGAAGGCCGGTTCGTGCTCTACGGCGAGGACGAGTCGAGCGAGGTCAAGTGGCACGAGCCGCCGATCGACATGCTCGCGGGCGGCCCCGAATGGCTCCCGTACGACGAGCTGCACGACCGGCTCGAAGGCAACGAGCTGGGCTGCGTCTACTGGTACGAGCACGGGGCCTGGGCCCGCGCGGCGTACCCCGACGACCTCGGCGACGACGGCCTGGACTGCGGCATGAGCGACTTCGTCGACCGGGACCGGGTGGTGTCCGACCTCTCCGACCGCATCGACGGCACCACCGACGGACCCGGCCCGGACACGCTCCTGGCCGCGGCCGAGGCGCACCGGCTGGAGCCGGACCTGCTCCTTGAGCGGCTGCGCCCCACCGACCCGGACGGCGAACCCCTCGACCTCCCGGCAGTCGCCAGGGCCCTGGCCCTCGCGGGGCTCACCGCCCCGGCCACCACTCCCTGACCCACCACGGGATGCACGAATCCGCAGGTCGGAGCCGCCGAGAGGCTATTCCCCCGGAGCCATCGGACTTCCCATGCCGGACATCGGATTCTCCATTGGAAACCTCTCGGCGGCGGGCATAGCGTCGAAGACATCGCAGCACCGACGACCCTGGGAGCCCCTCGCATGTCCAAGATCCTTTTCGTGATGACCGGCGCCGACCACTGGACGCTCGCCGACGGCACCAAGCACCCCACCGGCTTCTGGGCGGAAGAGGCCGTGGCGCCGTACGAGGTGTTCAAGGCCGCCGGCCACGAGGTCGTCGTGGCCACGCCCGGCGGCGTCGTCCCCACGGTCGACCGGGGCAGCCTCGCCCCCGAGGTCAACGGCGGCCAGGAGGGCGCCGACAAGATCGCCGCCACCCTCGCCTCCATCGACGAGATCAAGCACCCGATCACCCTGGAGGACGTGCGCCTCGACGACTACGCGGCCGTCTTCTACCCCGGCGGCCACGGCCCCATGGAGGACCTCGCCGTCGACCCGGTCTCCGGCCGGATCCTGGTCGACGCCCTCGCCTCGGGCAAGCCTCTCGCCGTCGTCTGCCACGCGCCCGCCGCGATGCTCGCCGCCACGAAGGACGACGGCAGCAACGCCTTCGCCGGCTACAAGGTCGCCGCCTTCACGAACGCCGAGGAGACCCAGGCCGGCTTCGCCGACAAGGCCAAGTGGCTCCTGGAGACCCGCCTCGTCGAGGCCGGAGTGGACGTCCAGGTCGGCGAACCGTGGGTGCCGAACATCGTCGTCGACCGCAACCTGGTCACCGGCCAGAACCCGTCCTCCTCCGCCCCGCTCGCGACGGAGGTCCTCAAGAAGCTGGCCTGACCGCGCCACCGCCCGAACACGCCGCCCCTCCTCAGGCCATTCCCCTGACTATGCTCACTCACGTGAACCATAGGAATCCCGATGGCCAGGAGGCGGCGTCGGATCCGCTTCCTTCCCCCTCCGCTCCCCCGCGCTCGTCACCACTGGACCTGAACCTCGTGCGCACGTTCCTCGCGGTCTACCGCTCCGGCTCCTTCACCGCCGCCGGACAGCTGCTCGGCATCTCGCAGCCCACGGTGACCACACAGGTCCGCACGCTGGAGCGGCAGGCGGGCCGGGAGCTGTTCGCCCGGCTGCCGCGGGGCGTCACCCCGACGGAGTACGCGCACGATCTGGCGGCACGGGTCATGGACCCGCTCGACGCCCTGATGGCGGCCACCGGCCACGGCCCGGCGGCGGAGGGCGCGGCGACGCCCGTACACCTGGCGGGCCCCGCCGAGTTGCTGTGCACGCGTGTCCTCCCCGCCCTCGCGCCACTCGTGGCGGACGGCGTCCAGCTCCGGGTGACGACCGGGCTGACCGAGCCTCTCCTGGACGAACTCCGCGCCGGCCGCCACGACCTGGCCATCGCCACCAGCCGCCCGCGCGGCCGGACCCTGACGGCCGTACCGCTGCTCGACGAGGAGTTCGTCCTGGTCGCCGCGCCCGCGTGGGCCGAGCGCCTCGACGGCCGGGTGACCACGGAAGGCCCCGGCGTCCTGCACACCGTCCCCCTCGTCACGTACGCGGAGGACCTCCCCATCGCCCGCCGCTACTGGCGCCACGTCTTCGACCGGCGTCTGACCCGCCGCGCCGCCGTCACCGTGCCCGACCTGCGCGGAGTCCTGGCGGCGGTCGTCGCGGGCGCCGGCTTCACGGTCCTGCCCCGCTACCTCTGCCAGGACGAACTGGCCTCCGGCGCACTGGTCACCCTGCACGAGACCGACGACCCGCCCATCAACACCGCCTACCTCGTCCAGCGGCCGGGACTCCCCGGCAACCCGCACACCACCCGGGTCCGCGACCACCTCCTGCGCCTCGGCCCCACCTGGTGAGACCCGCACCGCCGCACGAACAGCGCGGGGACAACGAAGAGCGATCGAGGGGCCGTTTCAGATCACTCTGAAACGGCCCCTCGATGACGTGCAGCAAACGCTGGCGTTGCGCTCGTCACCAGTCGAGCCGGATCGAGCCCGGTTCGGGACCGGTAGTGATGTCGATACCGCCGACGGCCACCGTGCCGTCCGTCCACGTCAGTGGCGGCGTCCGCATGCCGGCCCGCCAGACGCCGCTGGAGCCCGGGGAGAGGTCGGGGGCGCCTCGGTTCATGGGCGCCCTCGACGGGTCGATGTGCCAGAGGAGCACACCGTCGTCGGGGAAGTCGACGTCGTACTTGCGGCCGCCCGCCCGGTTGCGCCGCTCGACGAGGAAGTACTCCGTGGCACCGCGACTCGGATGCCAGAGGATCACGGCGCCGTCGGGGCGCTCGGCGGAGATCTCCACGACCGAAGCGGAGCCGTCCGCCGACAGCTGCACCCGGCCCGGCTCACACCAGCCGAGGGCCATCTTGTGCCAGGCGTCCAGGTGGACCGTGCCCTGGTCGTTGCCGGTGAAGGAGTAGGCGCTCATGAGCGTGAGCAGGTAGTTCATGGTGCCCGGGTTGTACATGTCCACGGCACCGAGCGAGTGAGCCACCTCGTGGCCGATCTGGTAGAAGGGCGTGAATGGTCCCGCGAACGCGATCCGGAGGTCCATGGTCTTGGTGACGTCCCCCAGGGTGACGGGAACCGACTGCGTGCCGCGGTTGGCCGGATAGCGGTCGCGGTGGTTCTCCACGACGAGGACGACGAGTTCGTCGGCCGTGATCAGCGAATCCACGTCCACGTCCATCGAGTGGAGCAGGTCCGGGAAGAGACCGGCCATCCGCTCGGCCACCTTCCCCATGTGCTCCGTCTCGCTGGGATTGCCGAACAGCCCCATCGGCTCGGGCCCGAGCACGCCGGCGCGGGTGAACCAGAACCGCCCGTTGGAGCACTCCTGGACGTACTCGGCCAGGCCCGCCGGGTTGACCGGGTCGGTGGTGAAGGGCGGGGACGGGTGGCCGAAGGCCAACTGCTCGTAGTAGTCGAGCGGATGGACGGAGGAGATCTCCGGAAAGCCGTTTGCGCCGTCGTCGGCCCACTCCAGCAGGACGACGACCAGCGGGCGCGGCCCCAGCGCCTTGCGCCCGGAGACCTGGATGCTTCCGTGCCCGAACTCCGCCAGCGTGGGACCGGGGACGTGCAACTCGTTGAGTGTCCTGATAATTCGCCGTACAGAAACGGGAACGTCAAGGCCGAGCTTTCGTGCCAGGTCTCGTGTGCTTCCCGGCGTGTGGGCCGGGAGTACTCCGCTCTGTCGAGCACCATCGATTGCACTCCGTAGACCAGTCATGTCGTCTGCCTCATCTGTTGCTCAGCGTTGGCGCCACAATCGGCAAGGCATTCGCTCCCCTCGCCAGTGGTCGCGGACTCGTTCGCGTCCGGTCGGCCCTCGGCGAGAGGACACGACCACTTGGCGGAAGGGATGGACAGTAGGGGACACGCCGCCCCCGACCAGAACTGTCAACTCCCCCTCCTTTCATGCTCGCATAGCACCTGGCAAGCCGCGCGTCCAGCCGGCCACCGCCATCGGGGATTCATGCTGCGCACCGCCCCGGCCTGGGATCTGCCTCGTATGCCAGTGCGCACGTCCCGGGCTTTCATCTCGCGACGGCGGCACCACACGCAGCGACTGGGACTGAACTCGTGGCTGCGGTCAGGGGTTGACGGTCAAGCCCGTCGCGGCGAGGCAGCCGTCTCTGAGGTTGCTGCGGTACTGGA includes:
- a CDS encoding FecCD family ABC transporter permease; the encoded protein is MAARVVISLLAAGVLVGSAAVAVRIGTADVGWAGLGRVLGTRLGLDVEPLPPLMDSLVWDLRLPRVLMAALVGASLAVCGTVLQAVTRNALADPYLLGVSSGASTGAVAVVVLGVGASTLGVTGGALVGALLSFALLLLLLRRSGLDSVRIVLTGVVVGQLFTALTSLVLMASADADTTRAVTHWLLGSMAPARWNTVVVCAIVTPLGLAVAWLCSTALDGLSFGTDTAASLGIGVRHTRTLLLVVTAALTAVAVATVGAIGFVGLIVPHGVRFLVGPLHRVLLPWAALAGAVFLVWTDALARIAFAPREVPVGVITALLGVPLFLLVLRRRGEL
- a CDS encoding ABC transporter substrate-binding protein, with protein sequence MRHPTRLGIALAVLLATAGCSTASGDGSAPGAKPADAASAVASSVTSCGRQMSFSEPPKRAVALDQSSTETLLELGLQDRMAGTANLKTKIPARYQAAYAEVPVIAPKIATAEQLRAATPDFVLAGSADLFTKDRAGTREELDALKVPTFVSAVDCPERNQTGKTAFELLFSDYENLGKVFGAEKRAGALAAGQRAAVAKAGATASKLPEGADRPTVVYLYSVFNGMPYVAGGTGLPSEMSRIVGAKNAFDDVDEDWPEVSWEEVAKRDPDFIVIGDLSERGRPGDSAAEKRASMAAHPVVSRLAAVRDDKILEVPGIELDPSVRSVHTLGLLADGMKDLGYAR
- a CDS encoding MFS transporter; the protein is MATTPTPTATKSETLPPRSILRDAAFLRLWAGTTASGLATWALPFVLGLAVLHRDLGAAGLGLVLAARTAGFLAAVAVGGVLADRHSRRAVVLWSALAAAAAAPLLAAGLGRSLVLMTAAAALAGAGQGACRPAFQALTAETVDPERRQQANAAMTMAVRGSTLAGPALTALLAAFLDIGTLLLGIGLLWLVAALVPGKGAAATGSATTTDPAAEPAPRAGFRAEFLEGIREARRHPWFLAGLAALVAVIALGYSATSVALPLISRDRYDTQWVLAAAMTAYTVGALAGALVIARLRPRSQGWAAFAGLAAYGVAPLSLMLPVHPLVVVAAYAVAGIGIELFNVPWFTATQREVAPDKLARVSSLDFLVSYGLAPVGLALIAPAIDAFGVTPVLGVCAAACFLVPAAAALTPTARHFARTAPATTD
- a CDS encoding type 1 glutamine amidotransferase domain-containing protein, with translation MSKILFVMTGADHWTLADGTKHPTGFWAEEAVAPYEVFKAAGHEVVVATPGGVVPTVDRGSLAPEVNGGQEGADKIAATLASIDEIKHPITLEDVRLDDYAAVFYPGGHGPMEDLAVDPVSGRILVDALASGKPLAVVCHAPAAMLAATKDDGSNAFAGYKVAAFTNAEETQAGFADKAKWLLETRLVEAGVDVQVGEPWVPNIVVDRNLVTGQNPSSSAPLATEVLKKLA
- a CDS encoding LysR family transcriptional regulator, which encodes MNHRNPDGQEAASDPLPSPSAPPRSSPLDLNLVRTFLAVYRSGSFTAAGQLLGISQPTVTTQVRTLERQAGRELFARLPRGVTPTEYAHDLAARVMDPLDALMAATGHGPAAEGAATPVHLAGPAELLCTRVLPALAPLVADGVQLRVTTGLTEPLLDELRAGRHDLAIATSRPRGRTLTAVPLLDEEFVLVAAPAWAERLDGRVTTEGPGVLHTVPLVTYAEDLPIARRYWRHVFDRRLTRRAAVTVPDLRGVLAAVVAGAGFTVLPRYLCQDELASGALVTLHETDDPPINTAYLVQRPGLPGNPHTTRVRDHLLRLGPTW